A genome region from Musa acuminata AAA Group cultivar baxijiao chromosome BXJ3-5, Cavendish_Baxijiao_AAA, whole genome shotgun sequence includes the following:
- the LOC135638130 gene encoding transcription factor ILI3-like, with product MSGRGRRITDEEINELVSKLQSLLPESRRRNIGRASASKLLKETCSYIKSLHREVDGLSDRLSGLMATMDSDSPQADIIRSLLRS from the exons ATGTCAGGCAGAGGTAGGAGGATAACAGATGAGGAGATCAATGAGCTAGTCTCTAAGCTTCAGTCACTGCTCCCCGAGTCCCGCCGCAGGAACATAGGCAGA GCATCTGCATCGAAGCTACTGAAGGAGACATGCAGCTACATCAAGAGCTTGCACCGAGAGGTGGACGGTCTGAGCGACCGGCTTTCCGGCCTAATGGCGACGATGGACAGCGACAGCCCTCAGGCCGATATCATTCGGAGCCTCCTCAGGTCCTAG